A DNA window from Capnocytophaga sp. ARDL2 contains the following coding sequences:
- a CDS encoding SusC/RagA family TonB-linked outer membrane protein translates to MKSKFTWFFTMVLVMFVQIGFAQTKQVSGIVKDTDGFPLEGVSVEIVGTSEGISTDEDGAYKLNVKVGDKISVSMMGYKTQIMTVGSSAVLNFTLPYDDEGEELRGIVIDSYRTIANEKSNTANSVVSSKTIEGRPNASFVQTLQGQVPGLNIATGSGQPGSSNSLVLLRGIGSINGNIEPLFVVDGVQMNGANFRSINPNDIENITVLKDAGATSIYGNRGANGVIVVTTKRANFEQDLQVKYAGLTSLSTIQKHKYDLLDSQALMKLDNESGRLKTRNWTTKEINEAINTDWIDQFFRQGIAQSHTLSFASGSSNLGQFTSIGFNQQEGILRNTDLKRFNFRNNLNGRSKDRRLTFSTGLTFNYSRSNQAVGLGQGYVNQNPTVAALRGAPYFNINRYDPNDSYKSIVKIYNTANNSNFVKLAPFLIEDLLTHFVNYTDEIKSIANGQLNYDLGRNFSTGVSFGLDYTATRGVRYESPRSFNAELYKEENQDYGGFESESNLSQAIFNTISNLKWGKEFEGGHDLRAGVYLEYLRAFSNSSSLTQNGLHPYFSGPAYGTGWIRDGKDNDFYVPSISKGVATAGLFSYLGSLDYDYKSKYGFSATIRRDASFRFSEVNRWGTFWSVSGRWNLDREEFLKNSETVTALKLRASYGTAGNQDILGTGVFGASGLFRESYQLSGSSYFDKPAILITNIPNINLQWETIEQANVGIDFGFWNNRLRGTVDLYQKTTKDLYQGRPVSAIHGTTSINDNIGSMRNSGVELVLAGDVVRKNDLRVTLNANGSYNKNEILKLASPDENGAVWNGGRTTLREGDSYGQFYLVKYAGVNPENGNLLFYDKDGNKVETFKNTDRVFTGKSFIPKYQGAFGLDAEYKGWFVNANFTFVKDVYRYDSDYQSLMDPRNLGNFNVSADILDYWSSTNTNGTIPSLKATNYDYQAYSDRFLKDASYVRLRYLSLGYNFRPQQLTHLKLSGLRVFAQAENLYTWTKWKGWDAESFRSSDYSQYPTPKTVSFGVEVSF, encoded by the coding sequence ATGAAATCAAAGTTTACATGGTTTTTTACTATGGTACTTGTGATGTTTGTGCAAATAGGTTTTGCTCAAACTAAGCAGGTATCTGGTATTGTGAAAGACACCGACGGATTTCCATTAGAAGGAGTGTCTGTTGAGATTGTCGGTACATCAGAAGGTATAAGTACTGATGAAGACGGTGCTTATAAATTAAATGTTAAGGTTGGAGACAAAATTTCTGTTTCGATGATGGGTTATAAAACTCAAATTATGACAGTAGGTTCTTCAGCTGTTTTAAATTTTACTCTTCCTTATGATGATGAAGGAGAAGAGCTACGAGGTATTGTAATTGACTCTTATCGAACAATTGCAAATGAAAAATCAAACACAGCCAATTCGGTTGTTTCTTCAAAAACGATTGAGGGAAGACCAAACGCATCGTTTGTACAAACTTTACAAGGGCAAGTGCCAGGTTTGAATATTGCTACAGGATCTGGGCAACCTGGTTCATCAAACTCATTAGTTCTTTTGCGTGGTATTGGTTCGATTAATGGTAATATTGAGCCGTTGTTTGTGGTTGATGGAGTGCAAATGAACGGAGCTAATTTTAGAAGTATAAATCCAAATGATATTGAAAATATTACAGTATTGAAAGATGCTGGAGCAACTTCAATCTACGGAAATCGTGGTGCTAATGGGGTAATTGTTGTTACTACAAAAAGAGCAAACTTTGAACAAGATTTGCAAGTGAAGTATGCTGGTTTAACATCTCTTTCTACTATTCAAAAACATAAATACGATTTATTGGATTCTCAAGCTTTGATGAAATTAGATAATGAATCAGGACGATTGAAAACTAGAAATTGGACAACAAAAGAAATAAATGAAGCGATTAATACAGATTGGATAGATCAATTCTTTAGACAAGGAATAGCTCAGTCTCATACTTTGTCTTTTGCTTCTGGATCTTCTAATTTAGGACAATTTACTTCAATTGGTTTTAACCAACAGGAGGGTATTTTGAGAAATACAGATTTGAAAAGATTTAACTTTAGAAACAATTTGAATGGTCGTTCTAAAGACAGAAGGTTGACATTTAGCACAGGGTTGACTTTTAATTATTCTCGTTCAAATCAAGCAGTAGGCTTAGGTCAAGGTTATGTTAATCAAAATCCGACAGTTGCGGCATTGAGAGGTGCACCGTATTTTAATATTAATCGTTATGATCCTAATGATTCTTATAAATCTATTGTAAAGATCTACAATACGGCTAATAATAGTAATTTTGTGAAATTAGCACCTTTTTTGATTGAAGATTTATTAACACATTTTGTGAATTACACAGATGAAATTAAATCTATTGCTAACGGACAGTTAAATTATGATTTAGGAAGAAACTTCTCTACTGGTGTTTCTTTTGGTTTAGATTATACGGCAACAAGAGGGGTTAGATATGAGTCTCCTCGTTCATTCAATGCTGAATTGTATAAAGAAGAAAATCAAGATTATGGTGGTTTTGAATCAGAGTCTAATCTTAGTCAAGCAATCTTTAATACGATTTCTAATTTGAAATGGGGGAAAGAGTTTGAAGGAGGACACGATTTAAGAGCAGGAGTATATTTAGAATATTTGAGAGCTTTTTCAAATTCATCATCTTTGACTCAAAATGGTTTACATCCATATTTTTCAGGTCCTGCTTATGGAACAGGTTGGATTCGTGATGGAAAAGATAATGATTTTTATGTGCCGTCTATTTCTAAAGGAGTGGCGACAGCAGGGTTGTTTTCATATTTAGGTTCTTTAGATTATGATTATAAATCTAAATACGGATTTAGTGCAACTATTAGACGTGATGCTTCTTTCCGTTTCTCAGAAGTAAATAGATGGGGAACTTTCTGGTCAGTGTCTGGACGTTGGAATTTAGATAGAGAAGAATTCTTGAAAAACTCTGAGACAGTAACTGCTTTGAAATTGAGAGCTTCTTATGGTACAGCTGGTAATCAAGATATTTTAGGAACAGGTGTTTTTGGAGCGAGTGGTTTATTTAGAGAATCTTATCAGTTAAGTGGTAGTTCATATTTTGATAAACCAGCGATTTTAATAACAAATATTCCTAATATTAATTTGCAGTGGGAAACTATTGAACAAGCCAATGTGGGTATTGATTTCGGATTTTGGAATAATCGTTTGAGAGGTACTGTTGATTTATACCAAAAAACAACCAAAGATTTGTATCAAGGAAGACCAGTGTCAGCTATTCACGGAACTACATCTATCAATGATAATATTGGTTCTATGAGAAATAGTGGGGTTGAGTTGGTTTTGGCAGGAGATGTAGTAAGAAAGAATGACTTGAGAGTAACTTTGAATGCGAATGGATCTTACAACAAAAATGAAATCTTGAAATTGGCATCTCCAGATGAGAACGGAGCGGTATGGAATGGAGGGCGTACTACATTACGCGAAGGTGATTCGTATGGACAGTTTTACTTGGTAAAATACGCAGGAGTGAATCCAGAAAATGGTAATTTGTTGTTCTACGACAAAGATGGTAATAAAGTAGAAACATTTAAAAATACCGATCGTGTATTTACAGGAAAATCTTTCATTCCTAAATATCAAGGTGCATTTGGATTGGATGCTGAGTATAAAGGTTGGTTTGTGAATGCAAACTTTACTTTTGTAAAAGATGTGTATAGATATGATTCTGATTATCAATCATTGATGGATCCGAGAAACTTAGGAAACTTTAATGTGTCTGCAGATATATTAGATTATTGGTCGTCTACAAATACAAATGGAACGATTCCATCTTTGAAAGCTACGAATTACGATTATCAAGCATATTCAGATAGATTCTTGAAAGATGCTTCTTATGTGCGTTTGAGATATTTGTCTTTAGGATATAATTTCAGACCTCAACAGCTAACACATTTAAAATTGTCAGGGTTGAGAGTTTTTGCACAAGCAGAAAACTTATATACATGGACAAAATGGAAAGGTTGGGATGCGGAATCTTTTAGATCTTCAGATTATTCACAGTATCCTACTCCAAAAACAGTTTCATTTGGTGTAGAGGTGTCTTTCTAA
- a CDS encoding UDP-glucuronic acid decarboxylase family protein, with the protein MKRVLITGAAGFIGSHLCDRFIKEGMYVIGMDNLITGDLKNIQHLFSHPHFEFHQHDVTKFVHIPNHLDYILHFASPASPIDYLKIPIQTLKVSSLGTHNLLGLARVKKARILIASTSEVYGDPLVHPQTEDYYGNVNAIGPRGVYDEAKRFQESLTMAYHTFHGLETRIVRIFNTYGPRMRVNDGRVIPAFMGQILRNEPLTVFGDGNQTRSFCYIDDQIEGIFRLLMSDYHLPVNIGNPEEITINEFVKEIAQLAGKEVEIVNKPLPVNDPLQRKPDISLAIQLLNWEPKVGRSEGLKLTFDYFKSLSSEELNKEAHKDFSKYIY; encoded by the coding sequence ATGAAACGTGTGTTGATTACTGGTGCTGCTGGGTTTATTGGTTCGCATCTTTGTGATAGATTTATTAAAGAGGGTATGTACGTTATTGGTATGGATAACCTTATCACTGGCGATTTGAAAAATATCCAACACTTGTTTTCGCATCCACATTTTGAATTTCATCAGCACGATGTAACCAAATTTGTACACATACCCAATCACCTCGATTATATACTGCATTTCGCTTCTCCTGCAAGCCCTATAGATTATCTAAAAATTCCGATTCAGACATTGAAGGTGAGTTCGCTTGGGACTCATAATCTTTTAGGTTTAGCAAGAGTGAAAAAAGCTCGTATTCTCATAGCGTCAACATCTGAAGTATATGGTGATCCACTGGTGCATCCACAGACGGAAGATTATTATGGAAATGTAAATGCTATCGGACCTCGTGGAGTATATGACGAAGCCAAACGCTTTCAAGAATCACTGACGATGGCATATCATACGTTTCACGGTTTGGAAACACGTATTGTAAGGATTTTCAACACCTATGGTCCTCGTATGCGTGTAAATGATGGTAGGGTTATTCCTGCTTTTATGGGGCAAATTTTACGCAACGAACCACTCACAGTGTTTGGTGATGGAAATCAAACGCGTTCGTTTTGCTATATAGACGATCAAATAGAAGGTATTTTTAGATTGTTGATGAGTGATTATCACTTGCCTGTAAATATTGGTAATCCAGAAGAAATCACTATAAACGAATTTGTGAAAGAAATTGCTCAATTGGCAGGAAAAGAGGTTGAAATAGTAAATAAACCGTTGCCTGTAAACGATCCATTACAACGAAAACCAGATATTTCTTTAGCTATACAATTGCTCAATTGGGAACCAAAAGTAGGTCGCTCTGAAGGATTGAAATTGACTTTTGACTATTTTAAAAGTTTGTCATCAGAAGAGCTAAATAAAGAAGCACATAAAGATTTTTCAAAATATATATATTAA
- a CDS encoding exopolysaccharide biosynthesis polyprenyl glycosylphosphotransferase: MSTFSLGRYSKYIRTITICYDLLVLLFVLNYLLNYHFFYFYSATVIIVWLVVSMLTSYYEVYRFTSLKEIFIKSSKQFSLFALLIFCFDTLINFSIELNFLLKFFSWVLLFILGFKLITFFSLRYFRKYFNGNNRVVLTIGKDERTQQLNRFFTTKKIYGYNLKHALNEFSIETLEEIVKHEKIDEIYVSLSDFDVNQLKQIILFTDNYFINLKYIPSEKEIIIKSKNIQFYGNIPIISEYKTPLHNSFNRFIKRLFDILFSILVIVFIMSWLFPLIALLIKLDSKGPVIFKQKRNGLYYKEFDCYKFRSMYVNKEAHTLQANKNDSRVTKVGKLLRKTSLDEMPQFFNVFIGNMSVCGSRPHMLKLTEKYEKQVYRYKLRHFVKPGITGMAQTHGYRGEITSKETIINRVKYDIFYIEKWSLWMDIKIVFLTIKNMLLGDENAY, encoded by the coding sequence ATGAGTACATTTTCCTTAGGTCGTTATTCAAAATACATTCGTACAATTACTATCTGTTACGACCTTCTGGTGTTGTTATTCGTTTTAAACTACCTATTAAACTATCATTTTTTTTACTTTTATTCAGCCACTGTTATAATTGTTTGGCTGGTGGTTTCAATGCTAACTTCGTATTATGAAGTTTATAGATTTACGAGTTTAAAAGAAATTTTTATCAAAAGTAGTAAACAGTTTTCTTTATTTGCTCTTTTGATATTTTGTTTTGATACACTGATTAATTTTTCCATAGAATTAAATTTTTTATTGAAATTTTTCAGTTGGGTGTTATTGTTTATCTTGGGGTTTAAATTAATTACTTTTTTTTCTCTTAGATATTTTAGAAAATATTTCAATGGAAATAATCGTGTGGTTTTGACTATTGGTAAAGATGAACGCACACAACAACTCAATAGATTTTTTACTACAAAAAAAATATATGGATATAATTTAAAACATGCATTAAACGAATTTTCAATCGAAACATTAGAAGAAATAGTAAAACATGAAAAAATTGACGAAATTTACGTTTCTTTGAGTGACTTTGATGTCAATCAATTGAAACAAATCATTTTGTTTACGGATAATTATTTTATCAATTTAAAATATATTCCAAGTGAAAAAGAAATAATTATTAAATCAAAAAATATTCAATTTTACGGAAATATTCCGATTATTTCAGAGTATAAAACACCTTTGCATAATTCGTTTAACCGATTTATAAAGCGATTATTTGATATACTATTTTCGATTTTAGTCATCGTATTTATCATGTCTTGGTTGTTTCCATTGATTGCTTTGTTGATAAAATTGGATTCAAAGGGACCAGTTATTTTCAAACAAAAGCGAAATGGATTGTATTACAAAGAGTTTGATTGCTACAAATTTCGTTCGATGTATGTAAATAAGGAAGCTCATACATTACAAGCCAATAAAAATGACTCTCGTGTAACAAAAGTGGGGAAATTATTAAGAAAAACCTCTCTCGATGAAATGCCTCAATTTTTCAATGTTTTTATTGGAAATATGTCTGTTTGTGGTTCACGACCTCACATGCTCAAACTCACAGAAAAATACGAAAAACAAGTTTATCGATACAAGTTGAGACATTTTGTAAAACCTGGAATCACTGGGATGGCACAGACACACGGATATAGAGGGGAAATTACCTCAAAAGAGACCATTATCAACCGTGTGAAATACGATATATTTTACATAGAAAAATGGTCGTTATGGATGGATATAAAAATCGTCTTTTTGACAATAAAAAATATGTTGTTGGGAGATGAAAATGCTTATTAA
- a CDS encoding RagB/SusD family nutrient uptake outer membrane protein: MKNKLIIAMLALGTLATSCTDAYDIVQKGEVNVDTDAFRTAADIVSGLNTVYSSIPVGTEIEFNSVFTDEIAIGLENGGQGLLRGEYNFFMEPGSSYASNLWGSYYLMINRLNRLEATAIKLLDATTNQNEKLDFKNALAEIYVLRAYAHYKLFSYFTPDYKNDKGESIIILDHVPPADYSYSLPRNNVKDVVDFIMADLKKATDSRSSWGTSSYYVNLNMINAIRAKLYAMVAKTPSDWQKVVDYSKDALIGKRAIGQSEYQEMFKRDGSMGEFDESIFVMKSTLNTGPRPVSTWYTVRASSDGSPIYEMGRSLYNELDNLDKGAPVGEYDFSKARNDVRYTVNLLPSGVFPDNKGTKVLLNYDTAPVSQYKGEDVLLIGKFRGLVGNNLANDVPLIRASDILLTMAEAMVELNQPLGTVPVAIDPDDIVGNYSSVYNVLYTIRHQRSIDYSKINLVAPVSKQDAFNMILKERRVELAFEGHRYLDMKRLGAKAGSEGFVRYSRDCEGLVSCSLPVTSHKMTLPIPQVELNGNSKINSADQNPGY; the protein is encoded by the coding sequence ATGAAAAATAAATTAATAATAGCAATGTTAGCATTAGGTACTTTAGCTACTTCTTGTACTGATGCTTATGATATCGTTCAAAAAGGAGAGGTAAACGTTGATACCGATGCTTTCAGAACAGCAGCTGACATTGTTTCTGGGTTAAATACCGTGTATTCATCAATTCCTGTAGGGACAGAAATAGAATTTAACTCTGTATTTACTGATGAAATAGCGATTGGTTTGGAGAATGGAGGACAAGGTTTATTGAGAGGTGAGTATAATTTCTTTATGGAGCCAGGTTCTAGTTATGCTTCAAACTTGTGGGGGTCTTATTATTTAATGATCAATAGATTGAATAGATTAGAGGCTACTGCAATTAAACTTTTAGACGCAACTACTAATCAAAATGAAAAATTAGATTTTAAAAATGCGTTAGCTGAAATTTATGTTTTGAGAGCTTATGCACATTACAAGTTGTTCTCTTATTTTACTCCAGATTATAAGAATGATAAAGGAGAATCTATCATAATATTAGATCACGTTCCTCCTGCAGATTATTCTTATAGTTTGCCAAGAAACAATGTGAAAGATGTTGTTGATTTTATTATGGCAGATTTGAAGAAAGCAACAGACTCTCGTAGTTCTTGGGGGACTTCTTCATATTATGTGAATTTGAATATGATCAATGCAATTAGAGCTAAGTTGTATGCAATGGTTGCTAAAACACCTTCTGATTGGCAAAAAGTAGTTGACTATTCTAAAGATGCTTTGATAGGTAAGAGAGCAATTGGTCAGTCAGAGTACCAAGAGATGTTCAAAAGAGATGGTTCGATGGGAGAATTTGACGAGTCTATTTTTGTTATGAAATCTACATTAAATACAGGACCTCGTCCAGTAAGTACTTGGTATACCGTTAGAGCTTCAAGTGATGGGTCTCCTATCTATGAAATGGGGAGATCTTTGTACAACGAATTGGATAATTTAGATAAAGGTGCACCTGTTGGAGAGTATGATTTTTCTAAAGCAAGAAATGATGTTAGATATACAGTGAATTTATTACCTTCAGGTGTGTTTCCAGACAATAAAGGTACAAAAGTATTACTAAATTACGATACAGCACCTGTTTCACAGTATAAAGGAGAAGATGTATTGTTGATTGGTAAATTTAGAGGTTTGGTAGGAAATAATTTAGCCAACGACGTTCCTTTGATTAGAGCATCAGATATCTTGTTGACAATGGCTGAAGCCATGGTTGAGTTAAATCAACCACTAGGAACAGTTCCCGTAGCTATTGATCCTGATGATATAGTAGGTAATTATTCAAGTGTTTATAATGTTTTATATACAATAAGACATCAGCGTAGCATTGATTATTCTAAAATTAATTTAGTAGCTCCTGTTAGCAAACAAGATGCGTTCAATATGATTTTGAAAGAAAGAAGAGTTGAATTGGCATTTGAAGGGCATCGTTATTTAGATATGAAGCGTTTAGGAGCTAAAGCAGGTTCAGAAGGATTTGTAAGATACAGTAGAGATTGTGAAGGCTTGGTATCTTGTAGTTTACCTGTAACAAGTCATAAAATGACACTACCTATTCCACAGGTAGAGTTGAATGGTAATTCAAAAATAAATTCTGCTGATCAAAACCCTGGATATTAA